AGGACCGCACCCCTACCCGATGATGGTGAGGGACTTTCAGAGGATCATAGGCAAGGAAACCAAGGGGCAAATACTCGAAAAGGAGGGGATACTGCCGGATGCAGTGATCGCCTGTGTCGGTGGGGGAAGCAACGCCATTGGGATGTTCTACGATTTTCTTGATGAGGATGTGGCCATGTATGGCATTGAAGCCGGCGGGGAGGGCATTGAGACAGGAAGGCATGCATCTCCCTTGATTGCAGGGGGCGAGGGCGTGCTCCATGGAGCCCTTAGCTATGTTTTGCAGGACGAGTATGGGCAAATATCAACGACTCACAGCATTTCCGCCGGATTGGATTACCCGGGCGTGGGTCCAGAGCATTCATTTCTCAAAATCAAGAAAAGGGTCAAGTACGATTGTATTACAGATGATGAAGCGCTGGCTGCCTTTAAACTTCTGACCGAGACGGAGGGAATAATGCCAGCCCTAGAGAGCGCGCATGCCGTTGCCTATGCCTGCAAGCTAGCGGAAGCAGAAAAAATGGGGAAGAGTCAGATAATCGTGATAAACCTTTCAGGCAGAGGGGACAAAGACGTCATGATCGTCGCAGAAAAGGCAGGTATAAACATATGAGGATTGCTGACAAATTCCAGGAGCTCTCGGAAAATCGAGAGGGCGCTCTAATCGTTTACGTGATGGCAGGAGACCCCTCTTTATACCTAACTAAAAAAATAGTTAACGCGCTGGAGAAGGGCGGGGCTGACATGATAGAATTGGGCCTGCCCTTTTCGGATCCGATTGCGGATGGTCCTACGATACAGGCTGCATCTGAGAGAGCGCTCAACGCTGGCATGAACCCGGATTTATATTTCAATATTATCAAGGAGATCAGAGAGGATACGGACATACCTCTCATTTGCCTTACCTACTACAACCTCGTTCTCCACAAGGGGATCGGTCGTTTCATGAGGGATTGTGCAGAGAGCGGAATAAACGGCATAATAATCCCGGATTTGCCCATAGAAGAGGCCAGACAGGCGATAATCGAGGCGAATAAGAACGAGGTGGACTTCATCCCGCTCATAGCTCCGACGTCTACGGAGGGGAGGAGGGGGGTTATAGCAAGCGCTGCCCATGGCTTCATCTATTTGGTTAGTTTGCTGGGGGTCACTGGAGCCAGAAAAGAACTCTCTGTAGCGGTGAAAGATATGGTCTGCAAGGTTAGAAGGGCTGCAGAAAAAAAGATACCCATAGCTGTTGGTTTCGGCCTTTCTTCTCCTGCTCACGTGCAGGACGTCATCCGAGCAGGTGCTGACGGTGCCATTGTCGGAAGCGCCCTGGTGAATATCATAGCCCAGAACAAGGATGATGAAGAAAAAATGTTGAGAGAGATTAGGGAATTTGTCTCGCAACTCAAAGAGGCAACACATATTTAAGAGGGTTAAGTTGCAAAAGTCTAGAGCAAAACAAGGATTGAAATCGAGTTTGGGCGCACAATGACTAGCAACATTAAAATCAGACCATAGTGGGATTGAAATTTGAAAAATAAACTTTAAACCAAAGTTTAATCAAACGTCCGATCTCCTAATGGAGATCCGACTAATCTCGCCAGAGGCGGGATATGACATCCAGATTCTCTCTTTCGGTATGATCTTATTGTCTTTGAATTGTGGCTCCATTTTGATTACATTTTATGAGGGTTTTCGGAGTTTTATCACCAGATTTGGTGGTTATGGATTGGTTTTAGGGGGGAATTTTATATCTTCTTTGTGCTCAATATTACCTGCTCTTGTCATATATTTTTAGCTCTTTTGTCTCTCATCATTCTCATCTAACACGATTATTTTTTCTTTATTGGTCTCGGGTACCTCCATCCCACAATCTTCTAATGAAAAGACCTTACGAAATCTCTTCTTATGGCTAGGATGAATTTCCATCAACCCCATTCTGGACCATTTATACCAATATCTCCTAACAGTTTGTGGTGCGGTTTTGGCCATTCCAGCTATTTTAGGACTACTTTCTCCATCACTTAGTTCATAAATGATTTTCTTAGTATCATCGTCTAATTCTATCTTAAGGACATTTTTAACTTCTTGCATCCCCTCAAACCTTGTCCATTTCAAGATCTCTTCTAAAAGTTCGATTATTCTGTCGAGTTTTTCATCATTCATATTTTTCACCTTTTGAAATATCTTCTTGTACTTCTTCTTTTGTCATTTCTGAGTTCCGAATTTTTTTGATTGAGTTGAACAGGTAAGGAGTAGTTATAAATTTAAAATTATGTAACTTAAGAAACTGCTTTGCATGAGGGGTTAAAGGATCATCTCTTTCTTTCGGATCAATTTTTCTATAGTGATTAATAACAAACAAACCTTCTAATTCATCTATTTTCATATCTTCATTAACTATTTTCTTTTTAACCCACCCCTCTAATTGTTGAATGTCCTCTTTATCACCTTCTTTACCTTTTCCTTTTACCTCAACCAAATACAGTTTGCCACTATACTTAAATTCGATATCATGATTATCAGGATCTTCTTTAAGATGCTTCACATCGTTAAATTCCAACCAATCCAACGCGAAAGTAACTGCATCCTCTAATGGGGTGCTCGTAGCATAAAGTAAGCTTTCAAACATTTCGCATGGCTTAATTTCTTCTTTGAATCTTTCAATTTTTTCAAGATTATTTTTCTTTTCATCGAATAGATAGTTTTCAACCCATCTCGGTTTATTTTGAGTCCTTAGAATTTCATCTACCATATATGTTGGAATATATACAACAGCATTGGTAGACTTATATATCTCATATACTCTCTTGTCCTTTACTAGACTGTTTAAAACCTTTTTACATCTATCTTTATTTAATTTGCTCCGTTCAGAAATCTCCTTAATTGAGCAAAGTTTATGGCATTCAAAAATATAATCCTCAATAGCATTATAAACGGCATTTAGTTCCCTTTCTTCAGGTTTTTTTGCAGGTCGTGCCATATTTAGCCTCTAATCAAATAGCCCTGTATTTTCATAATACGATTCTCTGCCTTTTCTTTTTGAGATTAATACACCCATATCTTTTAGAGTGGAAAGTTTTTGCTTGACTGTAATTTCAGCAAAGCCCGTTTCATCTGCGACTTTCTTTGTTAGCTCTGAATAGCTCAAAGAACCATCAGCATAGTCTAAAATCTTTAGAAAAACCTTATCTTTCTTTAAATCTTTTTTAAATCTTTCTATTTCATCTCTACTTCCTAATCTAAACAAAACAATCAGTTGATCTAATTTATAGGATATCTCTTTTAAGATTTCAATATTTTCATTATCCATCTTATCACCCTATTCTAATGTCTTGAAATAACGTCTCTCTCTTCCATCTTGTTTATAAAAAAGTAGTCCTATCAATGTTAATTCGTTTAAGTGGTATCTAACATTTTGAGGTCTTATATTTAGTTCTTTAGCGATTTCTTTAGCACTCTTAGGCTCATCACATAAGTCGTATATTTGTCTTCTTAATTCTGGTTTAAGCATATTTTGTTTCATCTCTGCTATTTTATCCGCATTGACCAACTTGAATAGATTTAGATATAATCCCAAATTTAAATTCAAACTCTCTAATCGGTCCAATATTTCTTTTTGAATTTCATCAGGCATTTTTAATCACCCCTTTTCTAAATTCCACTCAGATGGTACATAATTGAATCTGCGTTTTGGATAACCTCTTTTCTCAATTTCAATTAAATCTACGCCACCTAACTCCTTTATAAAGATTTGAACGGTTCTTTGAGCCACTCCAGTTTTTTCTGCGAGGGTTTGTGTATTTAAAGATCCGTCACATAGTGTCCAAATCCTCTTTCGTTCCGGTGTCGTAGCTATCTTTTCTAATTCTTCTTTCAAGTTTCCTCTAGCAATAAACTCCAATAGCTGTCTGATTTTAGATAACTCTTCACGGACTTCTTCTATAATTAATTCCTTATTATACATATTAAACCATCTATATACATTACGATGTCATCATATTTAAATATTTTTCGTCAATTTATATATCATAAACTAAGAGTATAAAAAATAACGTAAAATATAATTTTAATTTTGCAAAGCGTCTAGTTTGGTACTGCTATGGCAGTATTGGAAAAACCATTTAAAATTCCTCTGATTATATTCATCCTCAAATAATTCACCATACTTTCTGCTTCTATACTTATTGAAACCATAATATTTTTTAGCCAAATTCTGGATTTTCCCTATTATTTGGTCTTGTTGCTCTTTATCCATCTTGTTCACTCAATTGACATTAATCAATGTAGCATTAATTGACTTAATCTTTCCCTTCATGAGGGCGACTGACCTTATCCATCCTGCCTAGTTTCTTAGTAAAACAAATCAAGCAGGACTATATCGTCGTGCATTGAGTAATTGGGGGACATTGATCAGTAAGTGATGGTATGAATTTAAAGGATTTTGCTGAAGAATAATTCCAATTCCCATTAAAATACCTTAATTCCCGCTGAAGGGACTCTGTCCCCTTCACCCCTGTGAGCGATCTCTTTCGGAGATTTTGTCCGCCCTTGAAGGCAGGTCTCATCCAAAGGGAGTCGTGAAGTGCAGGTCGCGAGTTATCTTTGGGATGGTGAGCAATTCAGATGCCGATCAATTCCTTGGTTTGGGATAAGAATTCCTCGGCAGACTTTATCGCTTCATCTGCATCATTTTTATCGATGGATATGCCCAATCTGTACATTATTCTATGCCTGAATTCTCTGTAGGAATCCAGTATGTTCGCATATCTTTCCAATTCCGGATATCTGCTCTGGATGTAGAGAGGTATGCAAACATGGCTGCGCTCCTTGATACCATCCCTGAACAATATCGAACGGGCGGCATGGAACATTGAGGTGTAGCATAGTATCACGGCCACATCATAGCACTCGATTCCCTCATTCTTCATCGCCTTTTCCAAATATTCTTTTGAGATTTCTATGGACCTGCGTGCATTTTCCATGTCTGGATTTATCTTTCTGAGCAATCCTTGGCTGAAACAGTCATCCAAATTCATTTTAATCCGCTTCCATGCAAGAGCACATGATTCTCTACAACTCTTCTGTAAAAAACGTCATTTTTTCTTGCCAGCGATCTCCATTGAGATAAATTAAACACCTCTAGGCTCATTTCAACTCCCAAATCTCTTTCTAAATCATTTACGAGTGAGGTAAAAACGTTTCTGTCACTGGGAGTTATGCATATCAGGTCAATATCGCTTTTTTCATCGTAGTCCCCTGTGGCATAGCTGCCATAGAGGGCCAGTGATATCATGTTTTCATCCGCTTCAAGAAATTTGTCAGCAATTTTCAGTTCTTGTATTCTCATGAAGCCGTATGCCTTTTTCAAGGATTTTGCGACGGTGGACTCATTGTTTAGCTTGTACAGGTGAGCTAGTCCCCAATCCTCTCTGAGCAGAAGGTTGTCCATGGCAAATCTTTTTACTGCTTTGCTCACGCTTCCTGGGCTGACCTGGAGTTTTCTTGCCAGCTCTTTGACATGCACTGTCGTGGCAGGATTTCTCAGGAAAAATGCGAGTATTCTCCAGTCCACATATTTTTCAAACAGTTCAATCAACTGAACCACCGTTCAATGTAATAAACGAGGGTTCAATATATAAAACTTTCATGTGAAATTTCAACGGATAGGCTCATAATCGTGAGTTGCAACAAGTCCAGCAAAAAAGTATTGAAATCGAAGTAAATGGGGCTCGATCCGTTCTCTGTGCAACGATTGGTTAGGTAAAAGCTACACTTCGTAATCTTCTTGCCTATTTCTTTTTGCTTTCTACCCAGCGCACCCTATCCATTTGCAAAAATATCTCCATTCAAACCCTAAAATAACAATCCGTGCTTCATTCAACCATGAATTGTGTGTCGGCTACGCTCCACACTGTTTACTCCTCTCTTTACTCCTCTTTTCTAAACTATCAGAACATGCTGGAGCGGATGCGACCAATGCCCGAAATCCTTTCATTGAGCACAGGATGAGCCGGATCGGTCATATCAAAATAAGTTCTTAGTCCAAACACGATGCAGTCGTCAGCATCCTCATTGCCCCCTACTTTCCACAGATGCTGTCCATCAAGAGAGGTGGCAATGGCCAGTGCTGAGTGACCGCCGTTGTCCATATACAGGCAGTCTCCCGGCTCCGCAGTGAGCTGGTTGATACTGTCTCTCCCCACGAACTCTGCTTCGTGTTGGAAGATCCACATTAACTGATTGGCATAGGTTACCGACCAGAGGTAAATTCCGTGTCCCTTTTTCGGGTCTCCGTTGAGCCGCAAATAATCCATCCCGGCTCTACAATAGACTTCCCGAACGAACTCGGAACAGTACTCTCTTGAGATCGTACCGATAAGGTCTCTGGCAGTATCGCCGCATGGCTGGCCAACAGCGAATCTCAATGCCCGCGCCGCAGTATTCTTCCGGAAATTAGGAAGATACGGATCACTCGCAAGCGCTGCTATCATCTCCTCACAAGAGCCCTGGTCTGTTTTCAACACCATACGTCCGTCTACCATTGGACAGCGGTCGTTGGCATAGAATGCAGAAACGCCTCTTTCGGGGAAATACATAGCCCCGCTTCCCATGACGCGGATATGACCGTGGGGCGTTGGCTGCATTGCTGCACGGGGAAGGCCCAGTCCCTGTTGGGCTGCGAGTACATCATCGGGGCCAGCATGTCGCGGGCGTGTCAAGGAATAGCAACTTGCACGAATATAGTCTTGGAGCGTGGTGCCTGCAAACACTTCAATTGCACCTGCATCGTTGGTGAACATAATAGCTTTCTCAAAACCCTGGAATCTGATGCTGGGGTCGTTGAGGGCCGCCTGCTGTTCAGAAACGGGAAGTCCTAGCTCAGCGGAACCGCCTTCATCCATGTATCGATTTAAGTAATCATGAGAGATACGGAACTCGCCAAATTCCCGGGACCCGATGGCACCAGATCCGTCCTCATGAATGATCACATATGCAGATATGTCCTCAGGGAACAATAGATCACAGGGCCATGGTATTAGCGGTTGACTGTTTATATTATCACTTTCCTCTTTACCCGGATTGTCTCTTATATATTCCACATCATCTCTTTCGTATATATGATAGCCTCTCAACTCATTACTTTTAACCAGTTCTGCAGCCATTTTTCTCGTGACAATCCTTCCATCACTTAACTTATAATAAATATTTGACACGTCATATGGTTCTTCTTCATATCCGTATTTCTTTTTTTTTGTTTTTCTGGCTGTTATTCTAAGAGTCATATCCTTTACCTCCTTTAAGTATACCAGATTACCCCTAATACCACTGAGAGTTAGGCAGAGACACCAGGGTGAACTTGTCTGTACCCGGGATTCCACTTCAACTCCTGGTTAGGTGGAGCGTAAGCGGAGCCTTACCAAGAGTATAGACTTCCAAGGCATGTTATGTGATCCGCGCAGCGGTCTGCCTAACAGTTACTTTTATATTATTGCTTGGTATGTTTAAAGTTTTGCTA
The genomic region above belongs to Methanocellales archaeon and contains:
- a CDS encoding winged helix-turn-helix domain-containing protein yields the protein MPDEIQKEILDRLESLNLNLGLYLNLFKLVNADKIAEMKQNMLKPELRRQIYDLCDEPKSAKEIAKELNIRPQNVRYHLNELTLIGLLFYKQDGRERRYFKTLE
- a CDS encoding HEPN domain-containing protein, with the protein product MNLDDCFSQGLLRKINPDMENARRSIEISKEYLEKAMKNEGIECYDVAVILCYTSMFHAARSILFRDGIKERSHVCIPLYIQSRYPELERYANILDSYREFRHRIMYRLGISIDKNDADEAIKSAEEFLSQTKELIGI
- the trpB gene encoding tryptophan synthase subunit beta, with the protein product MNNYPKEGKFERYGGQFVPEVLMSALEELDSAYAKFRDDPEFKRELEVYLRDFAGRPTPLFFARQLSGKLGVKIYLKREDLLHGGAHKLNNTLGQALLAKRMKKERVIAETGAGQHGVATAIAAVALGLKPEVYMGVEDMERQRLNVFRMKLLGAKVHPVKSGSKTLKDAVNEALRDWVTNVETTYYLLGSVVGPHPYPMMVRDFQRIIGKETKGQILEKEGILPDAVIACVGGGSNAIGMFYDFLDEDVAMYGIEAGGEGIETGRHASPLIAGGEGVLHGALSYVLQDEYGQISTTHSISAGLDYPGVGPEHSFLKIKKRVKYDCITDDEALAAFKLLTETEGIMPALESAHAVAYACKLAEAEKMGKSQIIVINLSGRGDKDVMIVAEKAGINI
- the trpA gene encoding tryptophan synthase subunit alpha yields the protein MRIADKFQELSENREGALIVYVMAGDPSLYLTKKIVNALEKGGADMIELGLPFSDPIADGPTIQAASERALNAGMNPDLYFNIIKEIREDTDIPLICLTYYNLVLHKGIGRFMRDCAESGINGIIIPDLPIEEARQAIIEANKNEVDFIPLIAPTSTEGRRGVIASAAHGFIYLVSLLGVTGARKELSVAVKDMVCKVRRAAEKKIPIAVGFGLSSPAHVQDVIRAGADGAIVGSALVNIIAQNKDDEEKMLREIREFVSQLKEATHI
- a CDS encoding nucleotidyltransferase domain-containing protein; translated protein: MIELFEKYVDWRILAFFLRNPATTVHVKELARKLQVSPGSVSKAVKRFAMDNLLLREDWGLAHLYKLNNESTVAKSLKKAYGFMRIQELKIADKFLEADENMISLALYGSYATGDYDEKSDIDLICITPSDRNVFTSLVNDLERDLGVEMSLEVFNLSQWRSLARKNDVFYRRVVENHVLLHGSGLK
- a CDS encoding DUF3892 domain-containing protein; this translates as MTLRITARKTKKKKYGYEEEPYDVSNIYYKLSDGRIVTRKMAAELVKSNELRGYHIYERDDVEYIRDNPGKEESDNINSQPLIPWPCDLLFPEDISAYVIIHEDGSGAIGSREFGEFRISHDYLNRYMDEGGSAELGLPVSEQQAALNDPSIRFQGFEKAIMFTNDAGAIEVFAGTTLQDYIRASCYSLTRPRHAGPDDVLAAQQGLGLPRAAMQPTPHGHIRVMGSGAMYFPERGVSAFYANDRCPMVDGRMVLKTDQGSCEEMIAALASDPYLPNFRKNTAARALRFAVGQPCGDTARDLIGTISREYCSEFVREVYCRAGMDYLRLNGDPKKGHGIYLWSVTYANQLMWIFQHEAEFVGRDSINQLTAEPGDCLYMDNGGHSALAIATSLDGQHLWKVGGNEDADDCIVFGLRTYFDMTDPAHPVLNERISGIGRIRSSMF